One window of the Streptomyces asoensis genome contains the following:
- a CDS encoding phosphotransferase, giving the protein MTDTGRAPGGLPAAVPGGPPGRLLGSGRTADVYEIDDAWVLRRDREGWEDSAALAAVMTHVREHGYPAPAVRPSGSRSDLVMERLDGPTMLQAFGAGTLDAEEAGAVLARLLRELHALPGRISADAGILHLDLHPDNVILTPDGPRVIDWANAEEGHPGLDWGMSAVILAQVAVSPQPIADPARAMLTALLADPSDLTEEGLAEALRRRAANPTMSREETELLVPAAELIRSTAGR; this is encoded by the coding sequence ATGACCGATACGGGGAGAGCGCCGGGCGGGCTCCCGGCCGCGGTGCCGGGCGGGCCGCCGGGCCGGCTGCTCGGCTCGGGCCGAACGGCCGACGTGTACGAGATCGACGACGCGTGGGTGCTGCGCCGCGACCGGGAGGGCTGGGAGGACTCGGCCGCCCTCGCGGCGGTGATGACGCACGTGCGCGAGCACGGCTACCCGGCGCCCGCCGTACGGCCCTCCGGCTCCCGCTCCGACCTGGTGATGGAGCGGCTGGACGGGCCGACGATGCTCCAGGCGTTCGGGGCGGGCACGCTGGACGCCGAGGAGGCGGGGGCCGTCCTCGCCCGGCTGCTGCGCGAGCTGCACGCCCTGCCGGGACGGATCTCGGCCGACGCCGGCATCCTGCACCTGGACCTCCACCCGGACAACGTGATCCTCACTCCCGACGGCCCCCGGGTCATCGACTGGGCCAACGCGGAGGAGGGCCACCCCGGGCTCGACTGGGGCATGTCCGCGGTGATCCTCGCCCAGGTGGCCGTCTCTCCCCAGCCCATCGCCGATCCGGCGCGGGCGATGCTGACCGCGCTGCTCGCCGACCCCTCCGACCTCACCGAGGAGGGCCTGGCGGAGGCCCTGCGGAGGCGGGCGGCCAACCCGACGATGAGCCGCGAGGAGACGGAACTCCTCGTACCGGCAGCCGAGTTGATCAGGTCGACGGCGGGCCGCTGA
- a CDS encoding prenyltransferase/squalene oxidase repeat-containing protein, which yields MNIRRSAAALAAATVVLGAAVPAVAATPSPTPSVAIPDGLYGTTDPTYDGVWRQSLALLAQRTTGVTPADRAVAWLTGQQCATGAFAAFRADTAKACDAKLMVDTNSTAAAVQALAALGGHQAETGKAVTWLKSVQNADGGWGYTPGGASDANSTSVVAGALAAAGQQPAQVKKAGKSPYDALVKLSVPCDKDGGGAFAYQPDKKGGLAANADATAAGVLGALGKGFVTTAGKTSAAPTCDSAAAATPSGLARNGAAYLAGAVADNGYLKSALPGAEDQPDYGNTADAVVALAAQGATEQAAKPLAWLEQNSAAWAKQSGPAAYAQLVFAAHATGADPRHFGGADLVAQLNATGPTPQATTKATDQAADADADKKDDSDSGYGVWWIVGVFLVAGVGIGFLISGRGRKQQP from the coding sequence ATGAACATCCGCCGCAGCGCCGCTGCTCTGGCAGCCGCCACCGTCGTGCTGGGTGCCGCCGTCCCCGCCGTCGCCGCCACCCCGTCCCCCACCCCGTCGGTGGCGATACCCGACGGGCTGTACGGCACCACCGACCCGACGTACGACGGTGTCTGGCGCCAGTCGCTGGCCCTGCTCGCGCAGCGGACCACGGGTGTCACCCCCGCCGACCGGGCCGTGGCCTGGCTGACCGGGCAACAGTGCGCGACCGGCGCCTTCGCCGCGTTCCGCGCGGACACCGCCAAGGCGTGCGACGCCAAGCTGATGGTGGACACCAACAGCACGGCGGCGGCCGTCCAGGCGCTGGCCGCGCTGGGTGGCCACCAGGCCGAGACCGGGAAGGCCGTCACCTGGCTGAAGTCGGTCCAGAACGCCGACGGCGGCTGGGGCTACACCCCCGGCGGCGCGAGCGACGCGAACTCGACCTCCGTCGTGGCGGGCGCGCTGGCGGCGGCCGGGCAGCAGCCCGCGCAGGTGAAGAAGGCCGGCAAGTCGCCGTACGACGCTCTCGTGAAGCTCTCCGTCCCGTGCGACAAGGACGGCGGCGGCGCGTTCGCGTACCAGCCGGACAAGAAGGGCGGCCTCGCGGCCAACGCGGACGCGACGGCGGCGGGCGTGCTCGGCGCCCTCGGCAAGGGGTTCGTGACGACGGCCGGCAAGACGTCGGCGGCCCCCACCTGCGACTCCGCCGCCGCGGCCACCCCGAGCGGACTCGCCCGCAACGGCGCGGCCTACCTCGCCGGAGCGGTCGCCGACAACGGTTACCTGAAGTCCGCCCTCCCCGGCGCCGAGGACCAGCCCGACTACGGCAACACCGCCGACGCCGTCGTCGCCCTCGCCGCGCAGGGTGCGACCGAGCAGGCGGCGAAGCCCCTCGCCTGGCTCGAGCAGAACTCCGCGGCCTGGGCGAAGCAGAGCGGCCCCGCCGCCTACGCCCAGCTGGTCTTCGCGGCACACGCCACGGGCGCCGACCCCCGCCACTTCGGCGGCGCCGACCTCGTCGCGCAGCTCAACGCGACGGGCCCGACCCCGCAGGCCACGACGAAGGCCACCGATCAGGCCGCCGACGCCGACGCCGACAAGAAGGACGACTCGGATTCCGGTTACGGCGTCTGGTGGATCGTCGGCGTCTTCCTCGTAGCCGGTGTCGGCATCGGCTTCCTGATCAGCGGCCGTGGCAGGAAGCAGCAGCCGTGA
- a CDS encoding SCO2322 family protein produces MTRRCAALVLAALLLSLTGAVQSAQAAGYRYWSFWDRSGDGWTYATQGPSTARPADGDVQGFRFAVSADSQDASQPRGAASFTAICAKTPARDDTKRVALVIDFGTAADAPSGETPPSPRTACARVSPDATTAEALASVARPLRYDTNALLCAIAGYPRTGCGEQVSGQAPGTDEPTSAAQPEPAKEAAKEAAKKDDGGPSLGLYAGAAAVAVLGAAAVRQARRRGSRRNG; encoded by the coding sequence GTGACGCGCCGGTGCGCCGCCCTCGTCCTGGCCGCGCTGCTGCTGTCGCTGACCGGCGCGGTGCAGTCGGCCCAGGCGGCCGGCTACCGCTACTGGTCCTTCTGGGACCGCTCCGGCGACGGCTGGACGTACGCCACCCAGGGCCCGTCCACCGCCCGCCCCGCCGACGGCGACGTCCAGGGCTTCCGGTTCGCGGTGAGCGCGGACTCCCAGGACGCCTCGCAGCCGCGCGGCGCGGCCTCCTTCACGGCGATCTGCGCGAAGACGCCCGCCCGGGACGACACGAAGCGGGTGGCCCTGGTCATCGACTTCGGCACGGCGGCGGACGCGCCGAGCGGCGAGACCCCGCCGTCACCGCGCACGGCCTGCGCCCGGGTCTCGCCCGACGCGACGACGGCCGAGGCCCTCGCCTCGGTCGCCAGACCCCTGCGCTACGACACGAACGCCCTGCTGTGCGCGATCGCGGGATATCCGCGGACGGGCTGCGGCGAGCAGGTGTCCGGGCAGGCGCCGGGGACGGACGAGCCGACGTCCGCCGCGCAGCCGGAACCGGCGAAGGAAGCGGCGAAGGAAGCGGCGAAGAAGGACGACGGCGGGCCGTCCCTGGGCCTGTACGCGGGCGCGGCGGCGGTGGCGGTACTGGGCGCGGCGGCGGTCCGGCAGGCCCGGCGGCGAGGGTCCCGCAGGAATGGCTGA